The region ACACAAGAGATTAACGTGGAAATTTTAAAACTAgattaaaaaaaatacaattgAGAACCAGAGAATAACACAATATGAAAAATGTTACAATATATAGACTACCCTTAACCACCCCATGACCCTAATACACTTGCACTCTCTAAAGAAAATATTTAACTACCCCTGACAACACTCTAACGCAAGAGTATAAgagaaaatattaaaaaaaatcaaatacaAGCTTAAGTGTTTTTGACTGGTACATATTGTAACAAAGAACTTGAATCCTATATATAGTCTTGGACTTCCTCTTCCTTCAGAAAACTAAGCAATATGGGACTTCGAAGAACTTGAATCATATATATATAGCTTTGGATTCCCTCTTCCTTCACAAAACTAAGCGATATGTGACTTGTTCAACTTttatattttcaaccaaccccaacAATATTCACCTTGATTGAAAATGATACACTAACTTtcattgtcttcaccgacaatcatatTCCACCATAAAAAGTATAGTCACTTGAAGTTACATCACTCCAAGAATTTTCACTTTGTCTTCACCAacaatcatagttttaaaaactaTCATACTCCATCTAAAGAAGAGTATACTTCAATTGAAGCTAAATCACTTCAATAATTTTCACATGTCGAAAACCAAGTTGAAATCGTATGGTGCAACTTCCATGTTGGCAGGAAGCTCTTCAACCATCCACATAATCTCACAACACACTTTGCATCAATGCCTATGTTTTAATGCTCTAGATATAACTCATCCTTTTCCACGACATCCGAAATATCACGAGGACACACTTCCTAATTTTTAAAGAAGATCATTATCTCCCACATTAAGGGAGACATTTCTAGCATTAAAATCAAAACCTTTCATTGACGCTGCCCCATTAGGACAATTATACTTTATATGTTCAATCTTTCCATATTTCCAACAtctcacactacttttatttcttttctttaCATAAGGCCTTCCTCTAGCAACCAACACTGAGTTTGATGAAGTATTATCCTCACCCTTCAATCTTCTTTCTTCGAAAATAATTTTACTAGTAACTTCTTTAAAACTCAAAGTTTCCTTCCCATATATCAAAACAGGTTTACTATGCTCGTAGGAAGATGGAAGAGACCATTCGAGTCTCAAAGCtttatcttcatcatcaatcttgacTCCAATAGTTTCTAATTATAAAACAATCCCATTTAGAACACTTAGATGATCAGATACTTTCGTATGTTCATTCATATGCAAGCTATGCAACTGCTCATTCAACAACAACCAATTTGATACATCCTTTCCTTGATATAGCCATTCAAGTTTCTCCCAAAGCTCTTTACCTGACGACATACCAAGAACATTCACAAGAATACTCTTAGCCAAAGACATGCAGATTGTATTCGAAGCTCTCAAATCTTGTTCCTCCCACTTCTCGTTGTCTATGCTGGTAATGTTTCCTTTCAACGCCTTGTGTAATCCCAACTGTATAAAAACATATTTGACTTAATTTTTCCACAAGACAAAATTGATTCTTCCATCAAATTTCTCTAAGTCAATCTTTGTTGCACTTGAAAAACTTGACATTGCAGTCAAAATCTTTCCTGCAATAAAACTAAAATTTCCCAACCAACACAGAGTATAAAACTTCTTTTATGATGTGGAAGATCAGACAAAACTGCAACCACAGAGCATACTAAAAAATTTATACCCCACCAAACAGAGGTTCTTGATACCACTTGTTGGGGAAAAAACAAGGCATAGAGAAAAAAAAAGGAACACAATAACACACACAAAAGATTAACGCGGAAACTCCAAACTAGAGAAAAAAAACTACGACCGTTATCAAATGACTACCAGAGAATAAGACTGTGTGGAATTTATTGCAATACACAGACTATCCTTAACCACCCCAAGGCCCTAATACACCCGCATTCTCCAAAGCAAATATTTAATTACTCCTCACAACACTATAACACATGAGTATAAGAGAAAATATAAAAAGTCAAACATAAGCTTAAATTTCTTTTGAATGGTACATCTTGTAACGAAGAACTTGAATCTTATATATAGTCTTACGCTCAATCTTCCTTAACAAAACTAAGCGATGGTGGACTTCGAAGAACTTAAATCCTATAGATAGTCTTGGATTCCCTCTTCCTTCACAAAACCAAGCGATGTGGGACTTCGAAGAACTTGAGTCCTATAAATAGCCTTGGATTCTCTCTTCCTTCACAAAATCAAGCGATGTGGgacttcttcaacatgtatatttttaACCAACCCCAATACTATCCCCCGTAATAGATATTGGGAAGTGTGATCCGCACCACCAACGATCGCTATCTTACTTTGAAATATTCTGAATACTCGAATATCCTAGTACAAGAAGACATCATTACTTCCAGACACGTGAACACACATTGAGATTCCCCATCTAAACATTGTCACTCACAAGAGAGACATTTGATGTGCatgttttcaattttatttatGTCCCTTCAAAACTCTTTCACTTCTTTCTACCATAAGCCAAACGGAAGACTTGTATGACAAACCCTCGTTCTACATGTGTGAACAAAGACTTGGTGGACAACTGTTTTGGACCGCTTACAAGGGCCACGATGAATAATCTAATAGCAAGCATCACACAGAAAGACACGTGAAACAGATTAGACCTTACCCTAACTGAGGACACATGATTTTGGCCTCCAGCACATTTTCCCCTGTTGGATTTAATCAAACGGTCACTCGCATGAGGCGCTGAATCTCACAAAGACAATTTTAACTGCCCGTCTTATATAAAGCACAACACGTCATTTTAGATGTTCTGTCATTCACACACTCAAACTATTTTCTCTCTCATTCGCTGATTTGAGTATTAAAATACTAACCTTGCAGATTACTCCTTACTCTTCTATACCAAAAACTTACTTCATCAGAATTCAAATCCATTTATTCTCCACAAATTTCTTTTGATTCCAAATAATTTTGTCAAGATGCCAAAGAAGCACTTAGTCAATGGTGGTGAGTAATATCTAAATTGATAATGACCCTTCATAATTAACTTGAGCCCATTATCAAATTTAAATTTCAATATAGAAAATATTAAATAATGTACTAATAGGATCTTCCTGATCCTTCGCATGATGTACTACCCATACCTCCTCTTTATTTCACTGCATGTCCCCCACGTGATCTTTCATCCATACTTTGAACCTATTACCACAAAAAGACAAAGtcattttcattattcacataCAATCAATCCCTTCTCACTTCAAAGCAACACTAAAATTCCATATCAAAAATATCTAGCTCATACAAAGTTAATATCTGCCTCATAAAATATCTTCCTCTTATAATATCTTCCTCATATATTGATTTCAAATTTTGTTGAAGAGGGTTATGGCTGAAACTCAAGACCGTTTTTAAGTTAGCCATctattttttttgtctctaaaGATCTATTTTTTAATCATGTTTTTGTGGAGAACCTTGCTATAGAGTAGAGCCTTGTTAACAATCTTTAGCAACTTTTTGTTTTAAAATTGTAGTTTTCATTTTATCATCGTTTTTATCATTTATGGGATGAGACATGTGGGGAAAAGTTTCTATGACATAGATTTTGATTGCTTACTTTTTAGAGAACAAAGAGGCATAGAATTTGGAATTTGTTGGTCATTCAGATTGAAGTAACATCACAGTCTTTACTACATGTTGGTTGCATATCTTAGAATTAAGTCAAATTTGACACTGATTTGAAGGTATCTTGTGTTGTGCTGAATCTTAAATCCTTTTATTTTGTATTGTTAGGAATCTTGAATAGGAAAGATATGAACTTTTGAAGTTGAATAATCATGGCATGAAAAATCTGAGAATGGGTATGAATAGGACTATTGTTTGGTTTAGGAGGGACCTGAGAATTGAGGACAATCCTGCATTAGCTGCTGCTGCAAGAGATGGTTCTGTTTTTCCTGTCTTTATTTGGTGTCCTAAAGAAGAAGGACAGTTTTATCCAGGTAGGGTTTCAAGATGGTGGATGAAGCAGTCTCTTGTTCACTTGGATCAATCACTGAAATCTCTTGGAGCTGGACTTGTAATCATCAAAACTGATAGCACTCTTAAAGCACTTTTGGAATGTGTAAATGCTGTTCAAGCTACAAAAGTAGTGTTTAATCATCTCTATGGTAAGTGCTTTTTGTGTGCTGTTTTTAAACTTCTTTGTTGAATGTTCTGGAGTTTTATTTACTTCAAGCATTCATGACTCTGTAGCACTAATACCTCCGGAAAAATGCGTGTTAGTGCCTGTGTCTGATGTCTGTATCCGTGCTTCATATATTCATGACCTTTTAATAGATCCAGTTTCGCTTGTTCGTGATCACAACATCAAAGAAAAACTAGTGGAGCAGGGTGTTTCTGTGCAAAGCTACAATGGGGACTTATTGTATGAACCGTGGGAAATATTCGACGAAAGTGGACATGCATTTACAACCTTTGATCCTTTTTGGAACACATGCTTGCATATGCAAATGAAAACTTATTCACCTATTCCTCCTTGTCAATTAATTCTAGCTCAAGGTACAACTTCATATAAGCTACTACAATTGCAACTCATTTTACACGAATTCTCTGCGAACGAATTCGCAAAAGTACTGCGAACCAGGGTATCTGTGAATTATGTGACTATGTATTAGACCATACTGTCTACAGATTTAGGTGATAATTTGTTTGTTTCCTTATTTTGATGACAGGTAAAGTTGAGAAACATTCAATTGAGCAACTAGGTCTTGAAGATGAGTTAGAAAAATCAAGCAATTCATCATTGGGAAGATCATGGTCTCCGGGTTGGAGCAAAAGTGACAAGGCTTTAGCAGAATTCATCGAAAACTACTTACTTCACTACTCGGGAAACCGATTAAACCTTGGTGGCGACTCCACCTCACTATTATCTCCATATATTCATTTCGGAGAACTGAGTGTGAGGAAAGTATTTCAGCTGGCGCGCACGAAACAAATATTATGGACTCACGAAGGAAACATCATCGGCGAAGAGAGTGCAACGCTTTTTCTCAGGGCCATTGGATTTAGAGAGTACTCGCGTTATCTTTGTTTTAGTTTTCCATTCACACTCGAGAGGCCATTGTTAGGGAACTTGAAATTTTTTCCTTGGAATAACGATCCCTCGAATTTTAAAGCTTGGAGGCAAGGTAGAACTGGATATCCATTAGTTGATGCAGGAATGAGAGAGCTTTGGGCAACAGGATGGATCCACAACAAAATGCGAGTCATAGTTTCGAGTTTTGCTGTGAAAATGTTACTTATACCTTGGAAATGGGGAATGAAATATTTTTGGGATACACTATTAGACGCAGATCTCGAAAGCGATATTTTGGGATGGCAGTATATCTCAGGTAGCTTACCCGATGGTCACAAGCTTGAGCGGTTGGACGATCCAGAGGTATGTCATATTTTCTTGTATTCAGAGTCATCTCAAGTTTTTGAAGGCCTTTATAGATTATCTGCGGTTTATCCCTGACAAAAAAAAGTAGAGACTCTGTTTAATCGTCATTTCACTCTGACAATATTTTATGAGACTTTGACGATATTTTAGCAAGAACTCTAATTTTGTCTAACTTTTGTGAAACAGGTTCTAGGGAGGAAATACGATCCAGCAGGCGAGTACATTCGGCAATGGCTGCCCGAGTTAGCAAGAATGCCAGCTGAGTGGATTCATCATCCATGGGATGCGCCGCTTACGGTGCTCACAGCATCAGGTGTAGAGTTAGGTCAAAACTATCCAAAACCAATCATTGACATAGATTTGGCAAGGGAACAATTGACTCAAGCTATATTCAAGATGTGGGAAACTGAAGCAGCTACAAAAGCTTCTAGCTCACAAGACAGACAAGTTGTTGATGAAAATGAAAAACTGTTGATTCCAAAAGTTTTCTTGAAGGACAAGGTACCTCGCGGCGCTACTTCTGCGAATGACCAAACGGTTCCGATACTTCAGAATCTCAAGAGTGACGATCCTCCTAATAAGAGACAAAAATGTACGGCAGAAGAGGATCGGAAACCAGATAAATCGCGTAATCGTAGCGATCATACGGAGGTGTCATGCATTGATCAA is a window of Lathyrus oleraceus cultivar Zhongwan6 chromosome 6, CAAS_Psat_ZW6_1.0, whole genome shotgun sequence DNA encoding:
- the LOC127092450 gene encoding cryptochrome-1, giving the protein MKNLRMGMNRTIVWFRRDLRIEDNPALAAAARDGSVFPVFIWCPKEEGQFYPGRVSRWWMKQSLVHLDQSLKSLGAGLVIIKTDSTLKALLECVNAVQATKVVFNHLYDPVSLVRDHNIKEKLVEQGVSVQSYNGDLLYEPWEIFDESGHAFTTFDPFWNTCLHMQMKTYSPIPPCQLILAQGKVEKHSIEQLGLEDELEKSSNSSLGRSWSPGWSKSDKALAEFIENYLLHYSGNRLNLGGDSTSLLSPYIHFGELSVRKVFQLARTKQILWTHEGNIIGEESATLFLRAIGFREYSRYLCFSFPFTLERPLLGNLKFFPWNNDPSNFKAWRQGRTGYPLVDAGMRELWATGWIHNKMRVIVSSFAVKMLLIPWKWGMKYFWDTLLDADLESDILGWQYISGSLPDGHKLERLDDPEVLGRKYDPAGEYIRQWLPELARMPAEWIHHPWDAPLTVLTASGVELGQNYPKPIIDIDLAREQLTQAIFKMWETEAATKASSSQDRQVVDENEKLLIPKVFLKDKVPRGATSANDQTVPILQNLKSDDPPNKRQKCTAEEDRKPDKSRNRSDHTEVSCIDQEDCSTAESSSKRQCSSTSSFSVP